Genomic DNA from Niabella ginsenosidivorans:
ATCATTTTGCTCCTGCTGAATTATGGGTCTGTAACCGGCACCTGAAGCAGCATCATAAGGTGATTGCCATTGCCGGAACAGCAGCGCATAATGGTGTGGAAGCGCAATGGATCGATAATAAACGTATAGCGTTTTTTGACAGTGGCAAAGTACGCCTGGTAGATATTCATACAGGAAAAGACCTGCTGAAAAAGGCGTTACAGGCCGATGGGCTTGGGCATCAACCCCATCAGGGCAAAATACTTTATAATATCTATACCGATGACGGACGGGGAGCACAGGGCATTTATGAGCTGGATTGTAATACGCAACAAAGCCGTTTGGTATTGAGTATAAAGGATTGTGCTAAAGTAACCCTTCCCGCTTATTTGCAGCAAAAAGATATTGATTCGCTGAAATACTGGCGTACCCTGCACAGCCAGTATTCACCGGATGGAAAAAGGATCGCTTTTCGTTTAGATATTGGCTCCTCTGAAAGATCGCAACTGCTGGGTATTTGCAATGCAGATGGCTCCGGATTAAAGATTATGAATAAAGCGCTGCACTTTTTTTGGTACAACAATACATCCATCGTTGGGCATTTACAGGTTGATAAAAATGGCAAACGACCGGAAGTGAAGGAGAAAAGATATACGCTTACCCGATGGGACCTGGACGGTAACATCCTGGAAGAAGAGATGACGCCTCCCGGAAACCACCTGGCCATGTCTCCGGACAGGCAGCATTTTGTATCCGAAACATTTTACAAAACCAACCCGGTAGTTGTTCAGTTGTACACCATTGGACACCCCGAAGCTACCGTCACGATCGCGCGTTTTGATCCTTATGATATTACCTGGAACCGCCGTTTTCATGTAAATCCTGCCTTTTCGCGTGACGGGAAACGTATTTATTTAAGTCATCCGCTAAATAATAAATATAATGGAACTTTTTATTACGAAATCAAATGATCCAATAGCGGTAACATCCCCTTTTGGGAGGCTATGTAATCGGGTTTCCTGTTTGATCGCAGTGGTTATTTTGATGACTGTTACCACTTCTGTGGCCCGTGCGCAGCAGGTTCCCGGCAAAGAGCACCAGGTAGGCCCTGATGGTATGTCTGCTGTTTTTTCATTTTATAACACCAGCCCGGAGAGCCCGGACGGAAAGACCCTTGTTTATGTCCGGTGTAAAAAAGAACCTTATGGCAGGGAAGAATTTGTGCCCGGCGAGCTTTGGGTTTGTGACCGGGATCTGAAAAACCACAGGAAGCTGACAGACATTAATGGAACCGTAGCGCATAATGGTGTGGAAGCGCAATGGATCGATAATAAACGTATAGCGTTTTTTGATAAAGGTCGTATCAGGATTGTGGATGCTCAGAGCGGAAAAGACCTGCTGACAAAAAAAATAACGGGTGCAGGGCTCGGGCACTATCCTTATGAGAATAAGATCATGTATAATATTTACAGTGGTGAAGGAGACGGCGCTCCTGGTATTTATGAGCTGGATTGTAACACGTTTGAAACAAAGCGGATCCTTACCAATACGGAGATCGCTAAAGTGCCGTTGCCGGCTAACCTGCCTGCTGAAAAAATAGCCGCTGTAAAGGACTGGCGGGCGCTTCATTGCCAGTATTCGCCCGATGGAAAAAAAATTGCATTCCGGTTGGATGTAGGCCCGTTTGAAGAGGACCAGTTACAGGGGATCTGTAACAGGGATGGAAGCGGCCTTAAAATAATGACACAAACACTGCATTCCATCTGGTATGACAATGGATCAATGATCGGGCACCTGCGCTATGAAAAAGACGGCAAAAAGCCGGAAGATCTGAAGCAGCGTTTTACACTGGTACGGGTGGACCTGGATGGAAATATGCTGCAACGGAACATGACGCCGCGTGGCAATCACCTGGGAGTATCACCGGACAGGAAATGGTTTGCGTCTGAAACCTTTTACCAGACCAACCCGGTGGTATTTAAGCTGTATCCTAACGGCCATCCTGAAAAAGCGATTGAAATTGCAAGGTACAACCCTTACGATGTGGTATGGAAGCGGCGTTTTCATGTAAACCCTGCCTTTTCACGGGATGGGAAACGCCTTTATTACTCAAGACCATTGAATGAAAAATATGCCGGTATTTTTTACTATGAAATAAAGTAGTATACAATGAATTTAAAATGGATCAGCATAGTGGTTTTTTGTTTATGGGCGGGGTTGCCTGTCGCTGGTCAGGAAATAAAGCCCCCAAAGAATGTGCTTATTATCATTACCGATGAGCAGTCTGCCGATGCAATAAGCGCTGTTGCAGGTAGCCGGTATTTTCATACGCCTAACATAGATGCACTGGCAAAAAACGGTGTCCGCTTTGCCAGGGCGTATTGTGCCAACCCGCTTTGCACACCATCCCGGTCGTCTATGTTTACCGGCAGGTACCCGCATGAGCTGGGAGTAATGGATAATAAAAGTGCGGCAACCGGTAATGCATCCTTCCCGGTGATGGGCACTTATTTTACTGCAAAGGGCTATGAAACGGGGTATGTAGGAAAATGGCATGTTCCTCTGTTCCCTTTAAAAAATACATCAGTGAGTGGTTTTCAATGGCTGCAAAATAACCAGCTGGGAGGAGCGGATAGCCTTTTGCCCGGCGCTGCGGTTCAATTCATTAATAAAAAAAGAGCACAGCCGTTTTTACTGGTCGTTTCCTTTGTCAATCCGCACAATATATGTGAATGGGCAAGGGGCGATCAATTACCGGATGGAGCTATAGGTGTTCCCCCGGCACTGGCTGAATGCCCGCCGCTATTGCCCAATCATGCACCAACGTTTAATGAAAGCGATATCAACCGGGAGATGCGCAGGTTCACCCAGTCCAGCCCGCAATTTCCTGTAGGAAATTTTACTGATTCCCAATGGCGTGCATACCGGTGGGCCTATTACCGGCTAATTGAAAAAGTGGATGCTTATATAGGAACGGTTTTAAAGGCATTAAAAGCATCCGGCCAGTATGAAAATACGCTCATTGTTTTCCTCAGTGATCATGGAGATATGCAGGGCGCCCATCAATGGAATCAAAAGACCGTTTTTTACGAAGAAGCAGCGCGGGTACCCTTTATTTTATCCAGCCCGGGTTTGAAGCCCGGAACATCGGATGACCTTGTCAATACGGGCATCGACCTGATTCCTACTATTTGTGCGTACGCAGGCATTGATCTGCCGGCGGCATTGCCCGGCTGCAATGTTTTGAAGCCTGATCCGCGCAGGCAATATGTTGTTGTTGCTAACAGGCTGGCTGTTGGTAAAGATATTCCGGGTAAAAAAACTTTTAAACCGGAAGGGCGGATGGTACGCAGTGATCATTTTAAATACTGGGTCTATGATGAGGGAAAACGACGGGAATCTTTGTTTGATATGGATGAAGACCCCGGTGAAATGCAGGACCTGGCACGTCTTCCCCAATACAGGGAGGTGCTGGAAGCACACCGCCATTATTTAAAAGAATGGGCAAAAAAATATAGCGACAATAAAGCATTAGAAATGCTGAAAGATCAAAATTTATAAAATGATGGACTATTTATTTCGATTATTTAAAAAACAAACCCAGTGCTATGGTTCCTGGTTACTGTTGATAATGTTAACAGCAGCGGCCATACAGCTCAATGCCCAGCACAAAAAGATGAACGTTCTTTTTATCATTGCCGATGATCTCAATTGTGACCTGGGCGCTTACGGGCATTACCTGGTTAAAACGCCCAATATTGACAGGCTTGCAAAACAGGGGCTGCTGTTTACAAACACTTTTTGCAATTTCCCGTTATGCGGCCCCTCCAGGGGAAGCATATTAACGGGGCTGTATCCGGATCAGACCGGTCATTATAACCTGCGCGATTATATAAGGCAGCATGTTCCGGATGTAGTTACCCTGCCTCAGAATTTTATGAACCAGGGCTATATTTCCGCCCGGGTTGGCAAGCTGTTTCATTATGATAACCCCGGGGGTATAGGTACACCGGGCCATGATGACTCAGTCTCCTGGAACGAACGGTATTACCCGAGGGGGATTGACAAGGATCTGGAAAATAAAATCTTTAGCCTGCGGCCGGGCGCTTTTGGAGCCACGTTAAGCTGGCTTTCGGCTGAGGGAAAAGATGAAGACCATACCGATGGAAAAGTTGCCCTGCAGGCAATTGAATTACTTAAAAAATATAAAGAGAAAAATACCCCGTTCTTCCTGGGTGTTGGTTTTTATAAGCCGCATACGCCTTTTGTAGCGCCTTCTAAATACTTTGATCTTTATAACAGGGATGATATACGCGTGCCCCGGGTTGATCCTGATTACTTTTCAACATTGCCCCAGCCCGCAGTAAAAGTGCTGTCCCGCTTTAAAGAACAGCTGAATTTACCGGATTCGCTGGCCCGGTGCGCCATACAGGGATACTACGCGGTCATCTCTTTTATGGACGCGCAGGTTGGGAAAGTGTTGCAGGCACTGGACAGCCTGGGCTTAAGAGATCAGACGATCGTGGTATTTACATCTGATCACGGGTACCACATGGGAGAACATGGGTACTATCAAAAAAACACGCTGTTTGAAAATTCGGACCGCGTACCGCTGATCATTGATGCGCCGGGGATGCACAACAGGGGTAAAACCTGTACTTCCATTGTGGAACTGATCGATCTGTACCCTACATTAAGCCAGCTGGCAGGGCTGCACATGCCGGAATATGTAGCGGGAACCAGCTTCAAAAAGCTGCTCAATACTCCTTCAGAAAAAACAAGGAACAGCTCGCTCACCCAGATCCCCGGCGGGTATACGCTGCGGACAGAAAAGTACAGGTACACCCGGTGGGGCAAAGGAGGAAAAGGAATGATTGAGTTGTATAACCGCGTTGAGGACCCGGATGAAATGAAAAACCGGGCAAATGATCCGCAGTATGAAAAGCTGATCAGTCAGTTGGATGAAGAGCTGAATGAAAGGATCCGGGAAGCAGCGGTTCCGCCCAAAGGGCTGAAAGTGATAAAAAAAGCAGCTATAAACCCAGGTAAATAATCGTATTTAATGAGTGTACTATTTAAGATAAAGATCCGCTGGTTGCTGTTTATTTTGTTGCTGGTTTCATCCCCGGACGGGGTAGCCGCCCAGGCTCCTGTTCCGGCTAAAACATCCCATAAACCCAACATCATTTATATACTGGCGGATGATATGGGGTATGGCGATCTGAGCTGTTACGGGCAGCAGCGCTTTCGAACGCCGAATATTGACCGCATTGCCCGGGAAGGCATGCTGTTTACACAGCATTATGCAGGAACAGCGGTGTGCGCACCGTCCCGGTCATCATTAATGACGGGGCAGCACACGGGCTACACACCCATAAGAGGCAACAGCACCGGCAATAAAAAACCCGCCTTCATGCCCGATTCCGTTACTACCATAGCTGAGATCATGAAGCAGGCCGGCTATGCTACCGGCGCCTTTGGCAAATGGGGCTTGGGCGCTGTTGGTTCTGAAGGTGATCCGAACCGGCAGGGGTTTGATGAGTTTTACGGGTATATTTCGCAGGGACTGGCGCATAGCTACTATCCTGATTTTCTGTGGCACAACCAGCAAAAAGTGTTGCTGGAAAAAAATTATCCTGATAAAAAAGTGGATTATGCGCCTGAGCTGATCCATCAGCAGGTACTGCATTTTATTGATGAAAACCGGGATAAGCCATTTTTTCTTTACTACCCGACTATTATTCCTCATGCTGAACTGGTAGCGCCGGAAGCGTACATGGCGCAATTCAGGGGAAAGTTTTTGCCCGAAAAATCATTTAAGGGCGCAAAATATGGCGATCATAACTACAAAAGAGGCGGCTTTGAAAGCCAGCCCGAAGCTCATGCTGCCTTTGCCGCCATGATCACTTTGTTAGACCACCAGGTAGGAGAAATACTGGATCGGTTAAAGCAATACGGGCTGGAAGAGAATACGCTCATTATCTTTTCATCGGACAATGGCCCGCACAAAGAAGGAGGTGCCGACCCTGATTATTTTAATAGCAATGGCCCTTACCGGGGATATAAGAGAGACCTCTGTGAAGGAGGCATACGTGAACCGATGCTGGCGCGCTGGCCGGGTCATATTGCGCCAGCCAGCAAAACCAGCCACCTTTCTGCTTTTTGGGATGTAATGCCCACACTGGCCGGCATTGTAAAAGTAAAAACGCCCGTTAATACTCAGGGCATATCGTTTTTGCCCACGCTTTTAGGTAAGGGAAAGCAAAAGGAGCATGATTACCTGTATTGGGAGTTTCATGAATGGGGGGGCAGACAGGCCATCAGGAAAGGCAAATGGAAATACGTGGTATATAATGTGCTCAATAAAGAAAAAAGAAAGGCTGAGTTGTTTAACCTGGATAAGGATCCCGGCGAAAATGAAAATATAGCTGCACAACATCCTGAAATCGTTAAAGAGCTGCAGGAGCTAATGGAGCATTCAAGAGTTCCCTCGCCTCAATTCCCTTTTGTTGAAACAATAAAATGAATAAAGCCAGACATACCGTCCTGTTACTTCTTTTGATGAGCTGCTCGTTTGGGGCTTATGCAGCTGAGGTGGACTTAAATGCTAAGTGGCCGGCGTACTGGATAGCCTGCCCGGGTGCTGCCCCCACAGGCTATGGGGTATATCATTTTCGCAAAAGTTTTAACCTGCCTCAACAACCGGCAACTTTTTTTATTAATGTTTCAGCAGACAACCGGTATCGTCTTTTTGTAAACGGTGTACCGGTAAGCGAGGGCCCTGCAAGAGGCGACCTGATGCATTGGTATTATGAGCCGGTTGATATTGCGGGCTATCTGAAGCAGGGTGAAAATACGATCAGCGCTGTTGTCTGGAACATGGGCGAATACCGCCCACTGGCGCAGATTAGCAACCGCACCGGTCTGATCATCCAAAGTACTGCCGTTGAAGATTCGGTAGTTAATACCAACCAAACATGGAAAGTGATGCAGAACCCTGCATATACACCTGCTATCTCATATAACTATTCTGTAGGTGCATCAGATAGTGTTAACGCGGCGGAATATCCCTGGGGTTGGGAACAAATAGGCTATGATGATGGGAGTTGGTCAGCTGCAACGCTGCTGGAACGTGGTATGCCCTATGGATCGGGCACCAGCTATTCCTGGGTGCTGACGCCGCAGGATATACCGCAGATGGAAGCAACCAGACTGCGGATGAGCAGGGTGCGAAAAGCAGAAGGGATAACGGTTTCAGCCGGATGGCCTGCAAAATCCGGTAAACTATTGATTCCTGCCAGAAGAAAAATAGCGCTGCTGATCGACCAGGATTTTTTAACAACCGGTTATCCTGAATTATGGGTGAGTGGCGGCAAAGATGCAAGGATCAAATTAAGCTATGCTGAAACCCTGTTTAAAAATAATAAAAAGGGCAACCGGAATGAAGTGAATGGTTATGAGCTGATCAAAGCCCCGGCGGATTATTTTATTGCTGACGGCGGTAAGCAGCGTTTGTTCCGGCCTTTGTGGTTCCGTACCTGGCGCTATATTCAGCTGGAAATTGAAACCGGCAAGGATCCATTGCAGATAGAGGATCTTTACGGAATGTTCAGCGCTTACCCCTTCAGGGAAAACGCTTCTTTTGAAAGTGATGATAAAAGTTTGGATACTATATGGAAGACCGGCTGGCGTACCGCCCGGCTTTGCGCTCATGAAACGTATTTTGATTGCCCCTATTATGAGCAATTGCAGTATATAGGAGATACCCGCATCCAGGCCCTTATTTCTTTATATGTAGATGGCGATGACCGGCTGATGCGCAAAGCGATCAGGATGTTTAACTGGTCGCGTACTTATGAAGGCATTACCAATAGCCGCTATCCTGTTTGCCAGATGCAGTTCATACCGCCTTTTTCCCTGTTTTGGATCAATATGATCCATGATCATTGGATGCTTCGTGGTGATACAGCGTTGATCAAAGAATGCATGCCCGGTGTAAAATTAGTATTAAACTGGTTTGAAGGCAAACTGGATCAGCAAACAGGAATGCTGGGCGCATTACCGCACTGGAATTTTGTAGACTGGGCGCGTCCTTGGCGCTGGGACAATGAAAGACCTTTGGGGGGTGTACCTCCGGGCGGGATGAGTGGGGGAAGCTCCATACTCACGCTTCAGTTTGCCTATACATTAAAAGATGTGGTTTCCCTGCTTTCCCTGATGAATGAAAAGGCGTTAGCACTTCATTACAGCAAATTATATACGACTCTTTTAGCTGCTGTTAAAAAGAATTGCTGGGATGATAATAAAAAATTATTCGCAGACGATATAAGGCATACCAGCTTTAGCCAGCATGCTAATATCATGGCCATTCTTTCCGATGCCCTTCCTGCAAATGATCAGAAACTACTTTTTAACAAAATTGTTGGTGACAGCAGTTTGATACAGACCACGCTGTATTATCGTTTCTACCTGTTCAGGGCGTTGAAGAAGATAGGCCTGGCAAATGAATACCTGGATATGCTGCAGCCCTGGAAGGATATGCTGGCCCTCGGACTGACCACCTTTGCCGAAAAGCCGGAACCAACCCGGTCCGATTGCCATGCGTGGAGCGCCAGCCCTAATTATGATTTGTTATCGCTGGTGTGTGGAATTGAGCCGGCGGTACCGGGATTTAAATCCGTGCGTATAGCGCCTCATTTAGGGCACCTGGAATATGTGAAGGCAAAAATGCCGCATCCGGCAGGTGATATAAGCATGAGCCTCTCAGCATCCGATAGCGAATTGACCGGAGAAGTGGAATTACCTGCCGGGCTGGATGGGGTATTTGTTTATAAAGGAAAAATTCAAAAACTCAACCCGGGAAAAAACGGGATTAAATATGAATAGGATGTATCTGTTGAAAGGAATGTATAACATTTTTTCGGTTCGTTGGACACGAACCGGGGCTTTCGTGAAGGGATCGCTTAATGGTCCTGATTCCTTAATGGTTCAAATGAATGGTTAAACTGAGATTATATGAATCCATCTTTGAAATATTGTTTTTCGGCCCTGGCACGTGTCCGCACGCGCCGGCCATTATAAAGAAAGCGCAATAGCTAAAACCCGGAAAGAATACTATTAAACAGCAATACGATTTAAATGAAAAAATATTTACGATCCATTTTATTATTTTGTTTTTCCTGTTGTACTCTGACAGCCTGGTGCCAGCAAAAACCCAATGTACTATGGGTTACTATTGAAGATACCTCTCCGGAGTTCATCGGCTGCTATGGCAACAAAGCGGCGCACACGCCCAACATCGATCAGCTGGCAAAAGAAGGTGTGCGGTTCACTAATGCATTTTCAACAGGTACCGTATGTTCTCCAAGTCGCACAGCTATTATAACCGGCGTTAAAACCTATTGCACGGGCACAGGACATCATCGCAGCGCTTTTCCCGTACCGGAATTTATGAAAGGGTTTCCCTACTATCTGCAGCAGGCCGGCTATTATACCACCAATTCAGCCAAAACGGATTATAACGTAAGCAACGAATCCGCATATACAAAAGAAGCCTGGAACGAAAGCAATGTAAAAACGGGCTGGTGGAACCGGAAACCCGGCCAACCCTTTTTTGCGGTATTTAACTTCAACGCATCGCATCAGTCCAACACGATGACGAACCCTTATGACCGTTATGAGAAAGCCATTTTAAGTCACCTGGATAAAGATGAAATCGTTGCTGACAACGCTTTTGAAATGCCGCCCTTTTACCACGATACACCGGAAATGCGAAAGGAAATGGCACGGGTGTATAACTCCCTTTCTCTTACGGATAAACGTATTGGGGAACTGCTGGCCAGGCTGAAAGCAGATGGTCTTATGGACAGCACCATTATTGTTTTTTATGGTGATCATGGCGAAGGCATTCCGAGAGGAAAAACAAACGGTATCCGCTTTGGCTTTCGCGTGCCCTTTGTGATCTGGTTCCCCAAAATGTACCAGCATTTATCTCCGTGGGGAACGGGTGTGGTTTCCAGCGAACTGATTGATTTTACAGATCTGGCGCCCACTATGTTGTCGCTTGCCGGCGGGCAGATACCCGGATATATGACAGGCAGGGCTTTTATGGGCCATCAGCGTCAGGCGCCGCCAAAATATTTAAACCTTTCTTCTGACCGGTCAGACAATGGGCCGGATCTTGTTCGTGCCGTAACAGACGGACATTATTTCTATGCAAGAAACTTTATGCCCTTTGTACCGGAACTCCGGTATATCCGCTATATGGAGATCGGAAGGATCAAGCAATTGATCCGCAGCGATTATGAAAAAGGAAATCTAAATCCTTTGCAAAAAAGTTTGTTGGAGCCACGACCTGCCGAATTTCTTTTTGATTTAAAAAATGATCCCTGGGAAACCAATAATCTTTCAGGATCAGAAAAATCCCGGGGCAGGCTCATGCAAATGCGTGCTTCAATGGAAAAGGAGCTTCTTAAAAGTAAAGATGTGCTATTGCTTCCCGAAGGGGAACTAGATACCCTTTCAAAATTTACTACGCCCTATGAATACCGGTTGAACGGGAAATTATACGATCTGCAACAGATCTATCGTGCAGCGTCACTTTCCGGTTTTAGAAGCAAAAAAGTATTGACACAGCAATTAGCATTGCTTAACAGTACCAATAAGATCGTTCGCTATTGGGCCGTGACCGGACTGCGGGCTCAAAAACCGCAGGAGCTGAGACCTTATACCGGCAAACTATCTCCATTACTTGCTGATGCATACCCGCCCGTTGCTATAACAG
This window encodes:
- a CDS encoding alpha-L-rhamnosidase-related protein is translated as MNKARHTVLLLLLMSCSFGAYAAEVDLNAKWPAYWIACPGAAPTGYGVYHFRKSFNLPQQPATFFINVSADNRYRLFVNGVPVSEGPARGDLMHWYYEPVDIAGYLKQGENTISAVVWNMGEYRPLAQISNRTGLIIQSTAVEDSVVNTNQTWKVMQNPAYTPAISYNYSVGASDSVNAAEYPWGWEQIGYDDGSWSAATLLERGMPYGSGTSYSWVLTPQDIPQMEATRLRMSRVRKAEGITVSAGWPAKSGKLLIPARRKIALLIDQDFLTTGYPELWVSGGKDARIKLSYAETLFKNNKKGNRNEVNGYELIKAPADYFIADGGKQRLFRPLWFRTWRYIQLEIETGKDPLQIEDLYGMFSAYPFRENASFESDDKSLDTIWKTGWRTARLCAHETYFDCPYYEQLQYIGDTRIQALISLYVDGDDRLMRKAIRMFNWSRTYEGITNSRYPVCQMQFIPPFSLFWINMIHDHWMLRGDTALIKECMPGVKLVLNWFEGKLDQQTGMLGALPHWNFVDWARPWRWDNERPLGGVPPGGMSGGSSILTLQFAYTLKDVVSLLSLMNEKALALHYSKLYTTLLAAVKKNCWDDNKKLFADDIRHTSFSQHANIMAILSDALPANDQKLLFNKIVGDSSLIQTTLYYRFYLFRALKKIGLANEYLDMLQPWKDMLALGLTTFAEKPEPTRSDCHAWSASPNYDLLSLVCGIEPAVPGFKSVRIAPHLGHLEYVKAKMPHPAGDISMSLSASDSELTGEVELPAGLDGVFVYKGKIQKLNPGKNGIKYE
- a CDS encoding PD40 domain-containing protein — translated: MNKGIQHLAKRCAVGITMIAMVLAGAVNAQQVKPLQQPQLVEHQIGAGGASTIFSFFNTCPESPDGSTIAYVRCKKEPSGRDHFAPAELWVCNRHLKQHHKVIAIAGTAAHNGVEAQWIDNKRIAFFDSGKVRLVDIHTGKDLLKKALQADGLGHQPHQGKILYNIYTDDGRGAQGIYELDCNTQQSRLVLSIKDCAKVTLPAYLQQKDIDSLKYWRTLHSQYSPDGKRIAFRLDIGSSERSQLLGICNADGSGLKIMNKALHFFWYNNTSIVGHLQVDKNGKRPEVKEKRYTLTRWDLDGNILEEEMTPPGNHLAMSPDRQHFVSETFYKTNPVVVQLYTIGHPEATVTIARFDPYDITWNRRFHVNPAFSRDGKRIYLSHPLNNKYNGTFYYEIK
- a CDS encoding sulfatase yields the protein MMDYLFRLFKKQTQCYGSWLLLIMLTAAAIQLNAQHKKMNVLFIIADDLNCDLGAYGHYLVKTPNIDRLAKQGLLFTNTFCNFPLCGPSRGSILTGLYPDQTGHYNLRDYIRQHVPDVVTLPQNFMNQGYISARVGKLFHYDNPGGIGTPGHDDSVSWNERYYPRGIDKDLENKIFSLRPGAFGATLSWLSAEGKDEDHTDGKVALQAIELLKKYKEKNTPFFLGVGFYKPHTPFVAPSKYFDLYNRDDIRVPRVDPDYFSTLPQPAVKVLSRFKEQLNLPDSLARCAIQGYYAVISFMDAQVGKVLQALDSLGLRDQTIVVFTSDHGYHMGEHGYYQKNTLFENSDRVPLIIDAPGMHNRGKTCTSIVELIDLYPTLSQLAGLHMPEYVAGTSFKKLLNTPSEKTRNSSLTQIPGGYTLRTEKYRYTRWGKGGKGMIELYNRVEDPDEMKNRANDPQYEKLISQLDEELNERIREAAVPPKGLKVIKKAAINPGK
- a CDS encoding sulfatase family protein, whose protein sequence is MKKYLRSILLFCFSCCTLTAWCQQKPNVLWVTIEDTSPEFIGCYGNKAAHTPNIDQLAKEGVRFTNAFSTGTVCSPSRTAIITGVKTYCTGTGHHRSAFPVPEFMKGFPYYLQQAGYYTTNSAKTDYNVSNESAYTKEAWNESNVKTGWWNRKPGQPFFAVFNFNASHQSNTMTNPYDRYEKAILSHLDKDEIVADNAFEMPPFYHDTPEMRKEMARVYNSLSLTDKRIGELLARLKADGLMDSTIIVFYGDHGEGIPRGKTNGIRFGFRVPFVIWFPKMYQHLSPWGTGVVSSELIDFTDLAPTMLSLAGGQIPGYMTGRAFMGHQRQAPPKYLNLSSDRSDNGPDLVRAVTDGHYFYARNFMPFVPELRYIRYMEIGRIKQLIRSDYEKGNLNPLQKSLLEPRPAEFLFDLKNDPWETNNLSGSEKSRGRLMQMRASMEKELLKSKDVLLLPEGELDTLSKFTTPYEYRLNGKLYDLQQIYRAASLSGFRSKKVLTQQLALLNSTNKIVRYWAVTGLRAQKPQELRPYTGKLSPLLADAYPPVAITAAAILYELDQDPGAKDCLIRYMMGGNQYWALMSVNFLLYSNYKEPFIEAVQQCRQVKGRSYAAKAACMDFLGSLKLVPNDIDHRQ
- a CDS encoding arylsulfatase, coding for MSVLFKIKIRWLLFILLLVSSPDGVAAQAPVPAKTSHKPNIIYILADDMGYGDLSCYGQQRFRTPNIDRIAREGMLFTQHYAGTAVCAPSRSSLMTGQHTGYTPIRGNSTGNKKPAFMPDSVTTIAEIMKQAGYATGAFGKWGLGAVGSEGDPNRQGFDEFYGYISQGLAHSYYPDFLWHNQQKVLLEKNYPDKKVDYAPELIHQQVLHFIDENRDKPFFLYYPTIIPHAELVAPEAYMAQFRGKFLPEKSFKGAKYGDHNYKRGGFESQPEAHAAFAAMITLLDHQVGEILDRLKQYGLEENTLIIFSSDNGPHKEGGADPDYFNSNGPYRGYKRDLCEGGIREPMLARWPGHIAPASKTSHLSAFWDVMPTLAGIVKVKTPVNTQGISFLPTLLGKGKQKEHDYLYWEFHEWGGRQAIRKGKWKYVVYNVLNKEKRKAELFNLDKDPGENENIAAQHPEIVKELQELMEHSRVPSPQFPFVETIK
- a CDS encoding sulfatase family protein, which gives rise to MNLKWISIVVFCLWAGLPVAGQEIKPPKNVLIIITDEQSADAISAVAGSRYFHTPNIDALAKNGVRFARAYCANPLCTPSRSSMFTGRYPHELGVMDNKSAATGNASFPVMGTYFTAKGYETGYVGKWHVPLFPLKNTSVSGFQWLQNNQLGGADSLLPGAAVQFINKKRAQPFLLVVSFVNPHNICEWARGDQLPDGAIGVPPALAECPPLLPNHAPTFNESDINREMRRFTQSSPQFPVGNFTDSQWRAYRWAYYRLIEKVDAYIGTVLKALKASGQYENTLIVFLSDHGDMQGAHQWNQKTVFYEEAARVPFILSSPGLKPGTSDDLVNTGIDLIPTICAYAGIDLPAALPGCNVLKPDPRRQYVVVANRLAVGKDIPGKKTFKPEGRMVRSDHFKYWVYDEGKRRESLFDMDEDPGEMQDLARLPQYREVLEAHRHYLKEWAKKYSDNKALEMLKDQNL
- a CDS encoding TolB-like translocation protein, whose product is MIAVVILMTVTTSVARAQQVPGKEHQVGPDGMSAVFSFYNTSPESPDGKTLVYVRCKKEPYGREEFVPGELWVCDRDLKNHRKLTDINGTVAHNGVEAQWIDNKRIAFFDKGRIRIVDAQSGKDLLTKKITGAGLGHYPYENKIMYNIYSGEGDGAPGIYELDCNTFETKRILTNTEIAKVPLPANLPAEKIAAVKDWRALHCQYSPDGKKIAFRLDVGPFEEDQLQGICNRDGSGLKIMTQTLHSIWYDNGSMIGHLRYEKDGKKPEDLKQRFTLVRVDLDGNMLQRNMTPRGNHLGVSPDRKWFASETFYQTNPVVFKLYPNGHPEKAIEIARYNPYDVVWKRRFHVNPAFSRDGKRLYYSRPLNEKYAGIFYYEIK